A single genomic interval of Lewinellaceae bacterium harbors:
- a CDS encoding SIS domain-containing protein, with amino-acid sequence MNPTQTYLARSQGILHAVALQEESIKEAARWFADSILAGRLVHLFGSGHSRIMVEEMWPRYGSFPGFHPIVELSLTNHHQVVGANGQRQAMFLENVSGLADRILRNFHLDNRDSALIISSSGTNQVPVEMAELFKKNGIKVVALLSQRHSETSKSKRKDGKKLADFADLVLDTGVPAGDAMVHIPGLDTPVSPGSTLGGVLVVNCLKAEVAYLLTQAGFPPTVLTAPALVGSKRSAQLFEDAYDTHSRLISQLYNQPISTSGKKSKP; translated from the coding sequence ATGAACCCGACACAGACCTATTTAGCCAGATCACAAGGCATTCTGCACGCTGTCGCATTGCAGGAAGAGTCGATCAAAGAAGCAGCAAGATGGTTTGCCGATTCCATTCTTGCAGGGCGCCTGGTCCATTTATTTGGCTCCGGTCATAGCCGGATCATGGTTGAAGAAATGTGGCCCAGGTACGGATCCTTTCCCGGTTTTCATCCCATCGTTGAATTGTCATTAACCAATCATCACCAGGTGGTCGGCGCCAATGGTCAACGTCAGGCCATGTTCCTGGAAAACGTATCCGGGCTCGCTGACCGGATCCTGCGCAACTTTCACCTGGATAACCGCGATAGTGCCCTGATCATCTCTTCCAGCGGCACCAATCAGGTACCGGTCGAAATGGCTGAACTTTTCAAGAAGAATGGAATCAAAGTCGTCGCACTCCTATCACAGCGGCATTCAGAAACAAGTAAAAGCAAACGGAAAGATGGTAAGAAGTTAGCCGATTTCGCCGACCTGGTTCTGGATACAGGTGTACCTGCCGGAGACGCAATGGTTCACATTCCCGGTCTGGATACTCCGGTCTCTCCGGGGTCAACGCTGGGAGGCGTATTGGTAGTGAATTGTTTGAAAGCCGAGGTGGCCTATCTGCTTACCCAGGCAGGATTCCCTCCCACGGTCCTTACTGCACCTGCATTGGTTGGAAGCAAACGATCAGCCCAATTATTTGAAGATGCGTATGATACGCATAGCCGGCTAATCTCTCAGCTTTACAACCAACCCATTTCCACTTCTGGTAAAAAAAGTAAACCATGA
- a CDS encoding ROK family protein, whose amino-acid sequence MTDIPLLIGIDIGGTAIKATLTDSTGSLLTAISTPTLDIAGQDNSPVWKASVKRLIEELEKKAPEQITAIGISTPGTVDPTHSQVISNGTKMLGIEGHNWSEYLNRKTFVINDAHAALYAESRIGAAKGYREVVMLTLGTGVGGAILINDQIYQGQVGRGGHLGHMSVSDDSLLDIVRTPGSLEDAIGEGTVKQRSHGKYLTTKDLVEGYEDHEPFASWVWLQSIRALSRGVISLINILSPELILLGGGITRAGASLMTPLKAFMDMYEWRPKDHRTPVAFAKMGNAAGSLGAALFAWDKSKHK is encoded by the coding sequence ATGACAGATATACCCTTATTGATAGGAATTGACATCGGTGGTACAGCTATTAAAGCCACCCTTACCGACTCTACCGGATCGCTTCTTACCGCGATAAGTACCCCTACCCTGGACATTGCAGGACAGGACAACAGCCCGGTATGGAAAGCTTCGGTAAAAAGGCTTATTGAAGAATTGGAGAAAAAAGCACCTGAACAGATCACAGCCATTGGCATTTCAACACCGGGAACGGTCGACCCTACCCACAGTCAGGTGATTTCAAACGGGACTAAAATGCTGGGCATTGAAGGTCACAACTGGAGCGAATATCTGAACCGGAAAACCTTTGTCATCAATGATGCCCATGCTGCGCTCTATGCAGAAAGCCGGATAGGAGCAGCTAAAGGCTACCGGGAAGTGGTAATGCTGACCCTCGGAACCGGCGTTGGTGGTGCCATCCTGATCAATGATCAAATTTACCAGGGACAGGTAGGACGTGGCGGTCATTTGGGACACATGTCCGTGAGCGATGATTCGCTACTGGATATTGTAAGGACCCCTGGCAGTTTAGAAGATGCCATTGGAGAAGGTACGGTAAAGCAACGGTCACACGGGAAATACCTCACAACCAAAGACCTGGTAGAGGGCTATGAGGATCACGAACCTTTCGCCTCATGGGTCTGGCTACAAAGCATCCGGGCTTTGTCACGTGGGGTGATATCCCTGATCAATATTCTCTCTCCGGAATTAATCCTGCTTGGCGGAGGCATCACCCGCGCCGGCGCCTCCCTGATGACCCCATTGAAGGCCTTTATGGATATGTATGAGTGGAGACCCAAAGACCATCGTACACCCGTTGCTTTTGCTAAAATGGGGAATGCTGCCGGAAGCCTGGGAGCCGCATTATTTGCATGGGATAAATCGAAGCATAAATGA
- a CDS encoding SDR family oxidoreductase, with amino-acid sequence MAGQLQNKRIVVIGGTGGIGLAAVRAFQEQGAAVIALGLETEQLPALDSVQFIAADACEEGASETAIQRCIAEYGGFEALYHVAGGSGRRWGDGPLHAMTTEGWHKTIQLNLDSVMLSNRAAIRHFLDVRQKGSILNLSSVLAIHPAPHYFATHAYATAKAGIIGFSKAIAAYYASADIRVNVLAPGLTNTPMAQRAANNPAIQNYIKTKQPLDGGRMAVPGDLTAAACFLLSDGAGFTTGQVLEISGGWSLNDGMLQDQSTPDL; translated from the coding sequence ATGGCCGGGCAACTGCAGAATAAACGCATTGTGGTCATCGGCGGGACAGGAGGTATAGGCCTGGCGGCAGTCAGGGCGTTTCAGGAACAAGGAGCTGCAGTGATCGCTCTGGGACTGGAAACAGAACAACTCCCAGCCCTGGATTCGGTTCAATTCATCGCAGCAGATGCCTGTGAGGAAGGTGCCTCTGAAACCGCCATCCAGCGGTGTATAGCTGAATACGGAGGATTTGAAGCACTTTATCATGTTGCCGGAGGAAGTGGACGAAGATGGGGTGATGGTCCTTTGCACGCAATGACCACGGAAGGATGGCATAAAACCATTCAGCTCAATCTGGATTCGGTGATGCTTTCCAACCGCGCTGCCATTCGCCATTTTCTCGATGTACGGCAAAAAGGATCCATCCTCAACCTGAGCTCTGTATTGGCCATTCATCCTGCTCCTCATTACTTTGCTACCCATGCTTATGCGACTGCAAAAGCTGGGATCATCGGTTTTTCAAAGGCCATTGCAGCATACTATGCTTCTGCCGATATCCGGGTGAATGTTCTGGCTCCTGGGTTGACAAATACCCCGATGGCACAACGCGCTGCGAATAATCCGGCAATTCAAAACTATATAAAGACCAAACAACCCCTGGACGGTGGACGCATGGCCGTACCCGGGGATCTCACTGCAGCTGCCTGCTTCCTGCTCTCCGATGGTGCTGGATTCACCACCGGCCAAGTGCTCGAAATAAGCGGCGGTTGGTCTCTCAATGATGGCATGCTTCAAGATCAATCGACACCCGACCTATGA
- a CDS encoding Gfo/Idh/MocA family oxidoreductase — MAHKITMLGTGLIGMFYTRALHEHRRPDRVVNVYSRSADHARSFAKEWQIPRWTDDLEQAIRDPESDVVVIGLPNNLHKKAIALCVEAGKAVLCTKPLALHGKEAYEILQMVEKAGVFHGYLEDLCYTPKTLKAIETIRQGSIGQVTWARAREAHPGPHSDWFWDADQSGGGAIIDLGCHCIEIGRNYIGKDVRPVEVMCWADTLVKPIKAEDNAIALIRYETGAIGQIEVSWTFRGGMELKDEVAGTEGTIRLDHWLRTGIEVFSSGETGSYVAEKAESSSGWLFPVGDEVNALGYQHMFTDMFDAMDANQSPMEDFYDGYVVNTIMDACYASAHSKHWEPVNLPLWRGAIKPHAKIGPKEYDEKHWLIKEEKMPDGQRKIILKIKETGEIIQKFMAS, encoded by the coding sequence ATGGCACATAAAATAACCATGTTAGGTACGGGGTTGATAGGTATGTTTTATACACGGGCCCTGCACGAACACCGACGCCCCGATCGGGTGGTTAACGTCTATTCCCGATCTGCCGATCATGCCCGGTCGTTTGCGAAGGAATGGCAAATTCCGAGATGGACCGATGATTTGGAGCAAGCGATCCGTGATCCCGAGAGTGACGTCGTCGTGATCGGCTTGCCCAATAATCTGCACAAAAAAGCCATTGCCCTCTGTGTGGAAGCAGGCAAGGCCGTGTTGTGCACCAAACCACTGGCACTCCATGGCAAAGAAGCCTATGAAATACTCCAAATGGTGGAAAAAGCCGGCGTTTTTCACGGTTACCTAGAAGATCTGTGTTATACCCCCAAGACATTAAAAGCCATAGAAACGATCCGGCAGGGATCCATTGGCCAGGTTACCTGGGCCAGGGCCAGGGAGGCACATCCGGGTCCTCACAGCGATTGGTTTTGGGATGCGGACCAATCCGGTGGCGGCGCAATCATCGATCTCGGATGTCACTGCATTGAGATCGGCAGGAACTATATTGGGAAGGATGTCCGGCCGGTCGAAGTGATGTGCTGGGCAGACACGCTGGTTAAGCCTATTAAAGCCGAGGATAATGCCATCGCATTGATCCGGTATGAGACCGGAGCTATCGGGCAGATTGAAGTAAGCTGGACATTCCGTGGAGGCATGGAGCTTAAGGATGAGGTAGCAGGCACAGAAGGAACCATACGGCTGGATCACTGGCTTCGTACCGGTATTGAAGTCTTTTCTTCCGGAGAAACGGGGAGCTACGTTGCAGAGAAAGCTGAGTCCTCATCGGGATGGTTATTTCCGGTTGGTGATGAAGTCAATGCCCTTGGATATCAGCATATGTTTACGGATATGTTTGATGCTATGGACGCAAACCAGTCACCCATGGAAGACTTTTACGATGGCTATGTGGTGAACACCATAATGGATGCTTGTTATGCCTCGGCGCACTCAAAACACTGGGAACCCGTAAATTTGCCTTTATGGCGTGGGGCCATTAAACCTCATGCTAAAATTGGCCCCAAGGAATACGATGAAAAACACTGGTTGATCAAGGAAGAAAAAATGCCTGATGGCCAGCGTAAGATTATCCTGAAGATCAAGGAAACCGGGGAAATCATTCAAAAATTCATGGCATCGTAA
- a CDS encoding Gfo/Idh/MocA family oxidoreductase, with product MKRRQFVKSTSASALGFYLVPRHVLGGPGFTAPSDKLNIGAIGVGGKGEVNITLSYNNGSDNMVALCDVDDRMAVERRKQFPNVPYYRDFREMLDKEDQHLDAVLVSTPDHMHGVMALEAMKRGKHVYCEKPLTHDIYEARILTRAASKYQVVTQMGNQGSSGDSTRYIESWIQQGLIGDVNKVHVWTNRPVWPQGIPIPKEHFPIPGEVDWDLWLGTAPERPFNPIYIPANWRGWVDFGTGALGDMGCHFMDVPFRALKLGYPDRVYCSASSKWNGFFEVDNSMDSYPAASKIHLHFPARTEMVPVELIWYDGGILPERPRELLPDESMGEWDGGILFEGTSGKMMAGLFGRNPTILPTHMMKDIPLPEPARPLVPGGEEGHQQQWVKACKAGYGAYTSSSFADAGPLTETVIMGNLAVLTYNYAEPIDDWVKWTYPGRKELLWDGPNMKITNFEPANQFVRRNYRGDWQLNLD from the coding sequence ATGAAAAGGCGTCAGTTTGTGAAATCGACCAGTGCTTCGGCATTAGGGTTCTACCTGGTTCCACGGCATGTACTGGGAGGCCCCGGGTTCACGGCCCCGAGCGATAAGCTGAATATCGGAGCTATCGGAGTTGGGGGTAAGGGAGAGGTCAACATAACCCTCTCCTACAACAATGGTTCGGATAACATGGTAGCGCTTTGCGACGTGGATGACCGTATGGCGGTGGAAAGGCGCAAACAATTTCCCAATGTGCCCTATTACCGGGATTTCAGGGAAATGCTCGACAAGGAAGACCAGCATCTGGATGCCGTTCTGGTTAGCACGCCCGATCATATGCATGGTGTTATGGCTCTTGAAGCCATGAAGCGAGGCAAACATGTTTACTGTGAAAAACCGCTTACACACGACATTTATGAAGCGCGTATACTGACCCGGGCAGCCAGCAAATACCAGGTTGTCACCCAAATGGGCAACCAGGGAAGCAGCGGGGACAGTACACGGTACATCGAATCCTGGATCCAGCAGGGCCTGATTGGCGATGTAAACAAAGTCCACGTTTGGACGAACAGGCCGGTCTGGCCGCAAGGCATTCCAATACCTAAAGAACATTTCCCGATACCAGGTGAGGTAGATTGGGACCTTTGGCTGGGAACAGCTCCTGAACGCCCCTTCAACCCCATCTACATCCCGGCCAACTGGCGGGGCTGGGTTGATTTTGGAACCGGCGCACTGGGTGATATGGGATGTCACTTTATGGATGTGCCTTTCCGGGCCCTTAAATTGGGATATCCTGATCGTGTTTACTGCAGTGCAAGCTCCAAATGGAATGGTTTTTTTGAAGTTGACAACTCTATGGACAGCTATCCCGCTGCCAGTAAGATCCATCTTCATTTTCCGGCCCGGACGGAAATGGTTCCGGTGGAACTGATATGGTATGACGGTGGTATATTACCCGAACGTCCCCGGGAGCTATTACCGGATGAGTCCATGGGAGAATGGGACGGCGGAATATTGTTTGAAGGGACATCCGGTAAAATGATGGCAGGGTTGTTTGGCCGCAATCCGACCATCCTGCCAACACACATGATGAAGGACATCCCCCTTCCTGAACCGGCAAGGCCTCTGGTACCCGGAGGAGAAGAAGGGCATCAGCAGCAATGGGTGAAAGCATGCAAAGCCGGGTATGGTGCTTACACCAGTTCCTCCTTTGCCGATGCAGGCCCACTGACGGAAACAGTCATCATGGGTAACCTGGCCGTCTTAACCTATAACTATGCAGAACCCATAGACGACTGGGTCAAATGGACCTATCCCGGAAGAAAGGAATTGCTGTGGGATGGTCCCAATATGAAGATCACCAACTTTGAACCGGCCAATCAGTTTGTACGCAGGAATTATCGGGGTGACTGGCAACTAAACCTGGATTAA
- a CDS encoding sugar phosphate isomerase/epimerase, translating to MNRNGNDHTATRRQFLKTSSGLVGGLVLGNSLIGMPNIIKSFNKPNSLINGVQIGTITYSFRELPDQSAEATLKYVLDCGISAIELMGDPAETFAGCPGNPVPMSSMAKFWRKRRDGEKLTDEEQKEWDDLQAQMKAYNETVQVWRSQVSMAKFEQFRKMYNDAGVSIYAFKPNAFGKNNTDAEIDYGLRAAKALGASHVTLEHPGDDTHTLKLGKMGKKYKIYVAYHGHEQQTPTLWDTALAQSKYNAMNLDFGHFVAAGNPDPLKTVMDKHDRIRSMHLKDRQMPEHGKGNLPWGTGDTPLTAVLQLMRDQKYKFPGTVELEYQVPKGSDPVTEVSKCLEYCIKALA from the coding sequence ATGAATCGTAATGGCAATGACCATACAGCTACACGCCGCCAATTTCTGAAGACTTCTTCAGGATTAGTAGGCGGGCTGGTACTAGGCAATAGCTTAATAGGCATGCCAAATATCATCAAATCGTTCAACAAGCCTAACTCACTGATCAATGGCGTCCAGATTGGCACAATCACCTATTCTTTCAGGGAACTCCCTGATCAAAGCGCAGAAGCAACCCTGAAGTATGTACTGGACTGTGGTATCAGTGCCATTGAATTGATGGGGGACCCGGCTGAGACCTTTGCAGGGTGTCCGGGCAATCCGGTCCCGATGAGCAGTATGGCAAAATTCTGGCGTAAGCGCCGGGACGGAGAAAAACTCACCGATGAAGAACAAAAGGAGTGGGATGACCTGCAGGCCCAAATGAAAGCATACAATGAAACAGTCCAGGTTTGGAGATCGCAGGTGTCTATGGCTAAATTCGAACAGTTCCGAAAAATGTATAACGATGCCGGCGTCAGCATCTACGCATTCAAACCCAATGCTTTCGGAAAAAACAATACGGATGCTGAAATAGATTACGGGCTGAGGGCTGCCAAAGCGCTGGGAGCAAGTCATGTAACCCTGGAGCATCCGGGTGACGATACCCATACGCTTAAGTTAGGGAAGATGGGCAAGAAGTATAAGATTTATGTAGCCTATCACGGGCATGAGCAGCAGACCCCTACTCTATGGGACACCGCACTGGCACAATCCAAATACAATGCGATGAATCTCGACTTCGGGCATTTTGTCGCCGCCGGGAATCCGGACCCTTTAAAAACCGTGATGGACAAACACGATCGCATCAGGAGTATGCACCTGAAGGATCGCCAGATGCCAGAACATGGCAAAGGAAACCTCCCGTGGGGTACGGGAGATACGCCCCTCACGGCCGTGTTGCAATTAATGCGGGATCAGAAATACAAATTTCCCGGAACGGTCGAATTGGAATACCAGGTTCCGAAAGGATCAGACCCCGTCACTGAGGTCTCGAAATGCCTGGAATACTGTATTAAAGCCCTGGCATAA
- a CDS encoding beta-lactamase family protein, with translation MLSIRYFICTCFVFIYLGTYAQEEIVFDSLGVQLDRMVPRFVERGFSGAILIEKDGQIILKKGYGFAQDRAKIPFRTNTAFGIGTLSMQFMATAILQLSEQGKIALDAPISRYLQEVPDDKKAITIGQLLSYSSGLPDFFNNKSDHKNISRQLAFREIMDLPLQFKPGKSFLFSNAGYTLLAIIFEEITGSSYLDYLRQDLFPAAGMTETAFNGSQIWSETRVAEGRGFVELADNNPLRWPDPSWNIIGTGEIVTTLDDLYAWKLAWDQNRLVSAQTKELMMQKHALDKTQRFIEYGYGWRRKEEFDYEMIYNSGGGEYGQLATIRYYPEKNISIVLLSNSYQDVNPLAAVLVTQFEKRFLQDEQ, from the coding sequence ATGCTTTCCATCAGGTATTTCATTTGTACTTGTTTCGTCTTTATTTATCTGGGGACCTATGCCCAGGAGGAAATCGTATTCGATAGCCTTGGGGTTCAGCTGGACCGTATGGTGCCTCGTTTTGTGGAACGTGGATTCTCAGGAGCTATCCTGATCGAAAAAGATGGCCAGATTATCCTGAAGAAAGGATATGGCTTTGCACAGGACCGGGCTAAAATTCCATTTCGAACCAATACCGCATTTGGTATCGGTACACTATCCATGCAATTTATGGCTACCGCAATCCTGCAGCTTTCCGAACAGGGGAAAATAGCATTGGATGCACCTATAAGCCGATACCTGCAGGAAGTGCCTGATGATAAGAAGGCGATCACCATAGGCCAGTTATTGAGTTATTCTTCCGGCTTGCCCGATTTCTTTAACAACAAAAGCGATCATAAAAATATCTCGCGACAGCTTGCATTCAGGGAAATAATGGATTTACCGCTTCAATTCAAACCTGGTAAAAGCTTTCTCTTTTCGAATGCCGGTTACACTTTATTGGCCATTATTTTCGAAGAAATAACCGGAAGTTCTTACCTCGATTATTTACGTCAGGACCTGTTCCCGGCGGCAGGCATGACAGAAACTGCATTCAATGGATCACAGATCTGGTCGGAAACACGGGTGGCCGAAGGACGTGGATTTGTCGAATTGGCCGACAACAACCCGCTTCGCTGGCCGGACCCTTCCTGGAATATCATTGGTACTGGCGAAATCGTCACCACCCTGGATGATCTCTATGCATGGAAGCTTGCCTGGGATCAGAATCGTCTGGTAAGCGCCCAAACCAAGGAGCTCATGATGCAGAAACACGCTCTTGATAAAACCCAGCGATTCATCGAGTATGGTTACGGGTGGCGACGGAAGGAGGAATTTGATTATGAAATGATCTATAATTCCGGAGGTGGAGAATATGGCCAGTTGGCCACCATCCGATATTACCCGGAAAAGAACATCAGTATCGTGTTGTTGTCCAATAGTTACCAGGATGTCAATCCACTTGCTGCCGTGCTGGTAACCCAGTTTGAAAAACGATTCCTGCAGGATGAACAGTGA
- the cadA gene encoding cadmium-translocating P-type ATPase: METADLMELRVEGMTCTNCANSVKKYLESIGLEDVAVNYAAKEVRFVKPKKDVNWEEVRKGLSGLGYQLMMGDTKAPFWTLTKKWVVSAIFTVPLFLIHMTHMVGITLPEVFYNPWIQMVWCLVPFVIGFFHFGKSAFSGLRMGVPNMDVLIFMGGTASFVYSLIGTLQGNPQMIFFETSAMIFTLVLVGHWIEDRSVSQTTSAIDDLAKLQVEQARMIMPDGNYIMVDRHEVREGDFLQINEGDHIPTDGKIIAGEAMVNEAMISGESIPVHKAKGDFVIGATIVQSGNFRMKVTAVGHHTVLHKIIDLVKNAQMDKPSIQRLADRISNIFVPAVISLALLTILIGYYVLGVGFQQAMLNAIAVLVISCPCAMGLATPTAVMVGVGRMAKLGILVRGGRTAEDYAGIREIVLDKTGTLTSGAFRVQSIQYREEEELVNHLMYQLESKSSHPIAISLVNHLQSLPHQSNTELSRITEEKGQGMQGFDAEGSLYRLGIAAFTGSTESGSGALTLTKDGEVIASIRIEDEIKPDAKSVIEYFREHQVRTTLLSGDQNTKVKEVQQVLGLDQSLAEQKPADKMAYIKAHSKGTTIAMVGDGINDAPALQQATVGIAMSDASKIAMQSANMVMLDKQLIKLKQAHQLSRATLTTIRQNLFWAFAYNVVAIPVAMLGFLNPMWGALFMAFSDLVVIGNSVRLKYRQVI; the protein is encoded by the coding sequence ATGGAAACCGCAGATCTGATGGAGTTGCGTGTGGAGGGAATGACCTGCACCAATTGCGCCAACTCCGTTAAGAAATACCTGGAGTCGATCGGACTGGAAGATGTAGCTGTAAATTATGCCGCTAAGGAGGTTCGGTTTGTCAAGCCAAAGAAGGATGTAAACTGGGAAGAAGTCCGCAAGGGACTGAGTGGCCTGGGTTACCAGTTGATGATGGGTGACACCAAAGCACCTTTCTGGACGCTTACCAAGAAATGGGTAGTCAGCGCCATTTTTACAGTACCATTGTTTTTAATCCATATGACCCATATGGTAGGCATCACCTTACCCGAGGTGTTTTACAATCCATGGATTCAGATGGTTTGGTGCCTGGTTCCATTTGTTATCGGATTTTTCCATTTCGGAAAATCGGCATTCTCCGGACTAAGGATGGGCGTACCCAATATGGATGTGCTGATCTTTATGGGAGGTACAGCTTCGTTTGTCTACTCCCTTATTGGTACTTTGCAGGGTAATCCGCAGATGATCTTTTTCGAAACGTCTGCCATGATCTTTACCCTGGTTCTGGTGGGACATTGGATCGAGGACCGGTCCGTATCGCAAACGACCAGCGCTATTGATGACCTCGCCAAGCTGCAGGTTGAGCAGGCACGCATGATCATGCCCGATGGAAATTACATCATGGTGGATCGCCATGAAGTACGGGAGGGGGATTTTTTACAAATCAATGAAGGTGACCACATACCGACGGATGGCAAGATCATTGCCGGAGAAGCCATGGTCAATGAAGCGATGATCTCCGGTGAGAGTATACCGGTTCACAAAGCGAAAGGAGATTTTGTTATCGGCGCGACCATCGTCCAGTCCGGTAATTTCCGGATGAAGGTAACCGCCGTTGGTCATCATACCGTGCTGCATAAAATCATTGATCTGGTTAAGAATGCGCAGATGGATAAGCCATCCATCCAGCGATTGGCTGATCGCATCAGTAATATTTTTGTCCCTGCTGTGATCAGCCTGGCTTTGTTGACAATACTGATAGGGTATTATGTGCTGGGGGTAGGCTTTCAGCAGGCGATGTTAAATGCCATTGCAGTCCTGGTCATTTCTTGTCCATGCGCTATGGGCCTGGCTACACCTACAGCGGTTATGGTTGGCGTGGGCCGAATGGCAAAATTGGGAATCCTTGTGCGCGGAGGTCGTACTGCAGAAGATTATGCAGGGATCCGGGAGATTGTTCTCGACAAGACCGGAACTCTCACTTCCGGCGCCTTCCGGGTACAATCCATTCAATACCGGGAAGAGGAGGAATTGGTGAATCATCTCATGTACCAGTTGGAATCCAAATCATCTCACCCGATCGCAATTTCTCTGGTCAATCATCTCCAGTCATTACCCCATCAAAGCAATACCGAATTGTCGCGGATTACGGAGGAGAAAGGGCAAGGGATGCAGGGTTTTGATGCAGAGGGTTCACTTTATCGCCTCGGGATAGCAGCATTTACAGGCAGCACCGAGTCAGGTAGCGGTGCCCTAACCCTGACTAAGGATGGTGAGGTTATTGCATCAATCCGGATTGAAGATGAGATCAAGCCAGATGCAAAATCGGTGATCGAATATTTCCGGGAACACCAGGTTCGGACGACGCTGCTAAGTGGTGATCAGAATACCAAGGTAAAGGAGGTTCAGCAAGTCCTGGGTCTGGACCAGAGTCTGGCTGAACAAAAGCCTGCGGATAAGATGGCTTACATCAAAGCGCACAGTAAAGGCACAACGATTGCCATGGTGGGGGACGGGATCAACGATGCCCCGGCACTGCAACAAGCTACGGTAGGTATCGCAATGAGTGATGCTTCAAAAATAGCCATGCAGTCTGCTAATATGGTCATGCTGGATAAACAACTGATCAAATTGAAGCAGGCTCATCAGTTAAGCCGCGCCACGCTGACAACCATCAGGCAGAACCTCTTTTGGGCATTTGCTTACAACGTAGTGGCAATACCGGTAGCCATGCTGGGATTTTTGAACCCGATGTGGGGTGCCTTATTCATGGCTTTCTCGGACCTCGTTGTTATCGGCAACTCGGTACGCCTTAAATACCGGCAGGTTATCTGA
- a CDS encoding family 16 glycosylhydrolase: MLTLVACNDKEDPTPVSTELPVFTWSDISVTEAEYRFPVDIPYTISGTFTDPIRLTLQTEDGTARANEDYVPQTDNVINIQPGTTTGFIRVDVIGDEGQESDENFTLRISSNKNVKVSQAKVVITLKNNDTLDQSGYNTNLTGYDAATSYDGYSLKWSDEFSGDQINPDNWSFEIGNGDNGWGNNELEYYRKENAYQKDGFLIIQAREESFADLRYTSARMVTKGKQSFRYGRLDIRAALPVGQGIWPALWLLGDNIDAVGWPACGEIDLMEYLGHEPAKTHGTLHYGPSFAEWAYQSREYTIPQGDFHSEFHVFSLLWDENGFEWLVDDVPYAEIGSNTIAPVNPFNGNFFFIINLAVGGNWPGRPDSSTQFPQFYLVDYIRYYQQNQ, from the coding sequence ATGCTAACCCTCGTTGCCTGCAATGACAAAGAAGATCCTACTCCCGTTTCGACTGAACTGCCAGTGTTCACCTGGAGTGACATTTCAGTGACGGAGGCAGAATACCGCTTTCCGGTTGATATCCCCTATACCATTTCCGGAACTTTTACGGACCCCATCCGGCTGACATTACAGACGGAGGATGGGACGGCCAGGGCCAATGAAGATTACGTACCTCAGACCGATAATGTGATCAACATTCAGCCCGGGACGACGACCGGATTTATCCGCGTGGATGTGATCGGTGATGAAGGCCAGGAGTCAGATGAGAACTTTACTCTGCGTATTTCCTCCAATAAAAATGTCAAGGTCTCCCAGGCAAAGGTTGTTATCACGCTAAAAAACAACGATACATTGGATCAATCCGGTTACAATACCAATCTCACCGGTTATGATGCCGCTACATCTTATGATGGGTATTCACTGAAATGGTCAGATGAGTTCTCCGGGGACCAGATCAATCCCGATAACTGGAGTTTTGAAATTGGTAACGGAGACAATGGCTGGGGGAATAATGAATTGGAATATTACCGAAAAGAAAATGCCTATCAAAAAGATGGATTTTTGATCATTCAGGCCCGTGAAGAGTCTTTTGCTGATTTGCGGTATACTTCTGCAAGGATGGTGACGAAAGGAAAGCAATCCTTTCGATACGGACGATTGGATATTCGGGCGGCTCTGCCAGTCGGGCAGGGCATTTGGCCGGCCTTATGGTTATTGGGCGATAACATTGATGCTGTCGGCTGGCCGGCATGCGGAGAGATTGACCTGATGGAATACCTTGGACATGAGCCGGCAAAAACGCATGGTACACTACACTATGGGCCGTCCTTCGCAGAGTGGGCCTATCAATCAAGGGAGTACACAATACCTCAGGGAGACTTTCATTCGGAGTTTCACGTTTTTTCCCTCCTCTGGGATGAAAATGGCTTTGAATGGTTGGTGGATGATGTACCCTATGCTGAGATCGGTAGTAATACCATTGCACCGGTTAATCCGTTCAATGGCAACTTTTTCTTCATCATAAATCTCGCGGTAGGGGGCAACTGGCCAGGACGCCCGGATTCATCGACACAATTCCCTCAATTTTACCTGGTGGATTATATCCGGTATTATCAACAAAATCAATAG